From a single Pseudomonas triticicola genomic region:
- a CDS encoding response regulator transcription factor, with protein MRVAILDDEPAELRRVEQTLEQMAEAGEQPWSLHSFERGEDLLRQLRRETFDLLILDWQLPDLTGLALLRWTREHMDAPPAAIMLTSRDGESDIVQALNAGADDYVSKPFRPNELKARVAAVLRRHSQPRSAAGEVQTFHDLTFDDAELTVTREGKPILMTEREYRLARCLFSNLGRPLSRDYLYERFWPNEETTSSRPLDTHIYRLRNKLGLTADRGWQLLTIYGYGYRLESVATGNE; from the coding sequence ATGCGCGTTGCCATTCTGGACGACGAACCCGCCGAACTGCGCCGGGTCGAGCAAACCCTGGAGCAGATGGCCGAAGCTGGCGAACAGCCGTGGTCACTGCACAGCTTCGAGCGCGGCGAAGACTTGTTGCGCCAGTTGCGCCGGGAGACTTTTGACCTGCTGATCCTCGATTGGCAACTGCCGGACCTCACAGGCCTGGCACTCCTGCGCTGGACCCGCGAACACATGGACGCGCCACCCGCTGCAATTATGCTCACCAGCCGCGACGGCGAGAGCGATATCGTTCAAGCCTTGAATGCCGGCGCCGATGACTATGTCAGCAAGCCGTTTCGCCCGAATGAGTTGAAGGCGCGGGTGGCAGCGGTATTGCGAAGGCATAGCCAGCCGCGCAGCGCGGCGGGTGAAGTGCAGACGTTCCACGATCTGACTTTCGACGATGCGGAACTGACCGTCACCCGTGAAGGCAAACCGATCCTCATGACCGAACGCGAATACCGCTTGGCGCGGTGTCTGTTCAGTAACCTGGGCCGGCCGCTGTCACGAGACTATCTGTACGAGCGCTTCTGGCCGAACGAGGAGACAACGTCCTCGCGGCCGCTGGATACGCACATCTACCGGCTGCGCAACAAGCTCGGGCTAACGGCAGATCGGGGTTGGCAGTTGCTGACGATCTATGGGTATGGATATCGGTTAGAGAGTGTGGCGACTGGGAATGAGTGA